One genomic window of Bicyclus anynana chromosome 10, ilBicAnyn1.1, whole genome shotgun sequence includes the following:
- the LOC112046985 gene encoding peroxidase-like, which produces MAFNCKYKLLTIILTVISGTSPSTMYDAYSGNVLTPEQYKGHIKRNTTFWCTNEIEPCNPHEGRRVDGSCNNLQHPSVGASHTPGYHVLPVVFDGYNDSRKSCRGKELPLSRKVRTTLLLEGRLPDQQITHLLTYFSVFMSADVLSFHDTINYMIWNTHCCDEGGRDDPECISIKIPDDDPVHRFSSERCLNLTKPFTFQSNGCASTKYSPERIVTSTPAFDLSHIYGNKLDNSLTKRTFKNGLLKYEIADGRIWPPSLEHYQGICIANEPPHETRCHDVGDDSNNGILGTNLFTVWMWRHHNHIATELATINPCWGDEQLFYTAREINIAMAMQMFLYEHQPILLGEENLMKEGVLSPSHGYRDVYNEDVLPQVSLEYGFSLRWTHTIQEGIAKMYDTNGNYIKYTRIANLTLRTGYLAVDDNIDYITQGAFRQPTGNVDHAVDPDIAETGLGITQRLSDITASDLQKNRFLGIAPYVDYRRYCFGEVIRTFDDLLRAIDPERIELLKELYDDVTDIDLMAGMWVERPISRGRAPATFYCLTVEQLVRTVASDRHWYERHNRPNAFTINQLLEIRKASMARLLCDVGDKVTSIQPRAFLIPGPGNEIASCEKIPSVNLNAWRDKRCRSQ; this is translated from the exons ATGGCGTTTAACTGCAAATACAAACTTCTTACCATAATATTGACTGTTATCTCCGGAACATCACCGTCGACGATGTACGATGCCTACAGCGGGAATGTGTTAACACCTGAGCAGTACAAAGGACACATAAAAAGAAACACCACTTT CTGGTGCACAAATGAAATCGAACCTTGCAACCCTCACGAAGGAAGACGTGTGGACGGCTCGTGCAACAACCTGCAGCACCCCAGTGTAGGAGCCTCCCACACTCCGGGGTACCACGTGCTGCCGGTTGTGTTCGATGGCT ACAATGACTCAAGGAAATCTTGTCGAGGAAAGGAATTGCCGTTAAGCAGAAAAGTTCGCACAACCCTATTACTGGAAGGCCGATTGCCTGATCAGCAAATAACCCATCTTCTTACGTACTTTTCGGTTTTCATGTCGGCAGATGTTCTCTCTTTTCACGATACAA TCAACTATATGATATGGAATACACACTGTTGCGATGAAGGCGGAAGGGATGACCCCGAGTGTATAAGTATAAAGATACCGGACGATGACCCCGTGCATCGGTTCTCCAGCGAGAGATGTTTGAACTTGACAAAGCCTTTTACTTTTCAATCAAATGGATGTGCCAGCACGAAATATTCTCCGGAAAGG ATTGTAACATCGACCCCTGCATTTGATTTGTCTCACATTTACGGAAATAAGCTGGACAACTCGTTGAcgaaaagaacttttaaaaatggcTTACTGAAGTATGAGATAGCTGACGGACGGATATGGCCTCCTTCGTTAGAACACTACCAAGGCATATGTATAGCGAACGAGCCGCCCCATGAAACAAGATGCCACGATgtgg GAGATGATTCCAATAACGGCATCCTAGGCACAAACCTGTTCACTGTATGGATGTGGCGCCATCACAACCACATCGCCACTGAGCTGGCGACGATCAACCCGTGCTGGGGCGACGAGCAGCTATTCTATACCGCCAGGGAGATCAACATAGCCATGGCTATGCAGATGTTTCTCTATGAACATCAACCGATACTACTAG GTGAAGAAAATCTTATGAAGGAAGGCGTTTTGTCTCCGAGTCACGGCTACAGAGATGTGTACAACGAAGATGTTCTCCCACAGGTGTCTTTAGAGTATGGGTTTTCTTTGCGATGGACTCACACTATACAAGAAGGTATAGCGAA AATGTATGACACAAATGGCAATTACATCAAATATACGCGTATAGCCAATCTCACGCTGCGCACAGGCTACTTGGCGGTGGATGACAACATCGACTACATCACGCAGGGCGCCTTCCGACAGCCCACCGGGAACGTCGACCACGCCGTGGACCCGGAT ATAGCAGAAACTGGATTGGGAATAACGCAACGGTTGTCCGACATAACCGCCAGTGATTTGCAGAAAAACAGATTCCTGGGCATCGCACCCTACGTGGACTACAGGAGGTATTGTTTCGGAGAAGTTATCAGAACATTCGATGATCTGCTACGCGCCATTGATCCTGAG AGAATAGAGCTCTTAAAAGAGTTGTACGACGACGTGACGGACATAGATCTAATGGCAGGCATGTGGGTAGAGAGGCCGATCTCACGAGGGCGCGCGCCGGCGACGTTCTACTGCTTGACTGTGGAGCAACTGGTGCGCACCGTCGCCAGTGACAGGCACTGGTACGAGCGGCACAACAGGCCCAACGCTTTCACTATCA ATCAGTTGCTGGAGATCAGGAAAGCCAGCATGGCCAGACTGCTGTGTGACGTCGGAGACAAGGTGACCAGCATACAGCCACGAGCATTCTTGATACCAGGTCCAGG AAACGAAATAGCAAGTTGCGAAAAAATTCCAAGCGTTAATTTAAATGCGTGGAGAGACAAGCGGTGTCGATCTCAGTAG